In Papaver somniferum cultivar HN1 chromosome 1, ASM357369v1, whole genome shotgun sequence, a genomic segment contains:
- the LOC113322958 gene encoding peptidyl-prolyl cis-trans isomerase FKBP13, chloroplastic-like has product MMMATRPTTTTFAFGSSTATKQPISSLISFRNHHQIKTTSTTRSSSVSAISPRPQEQKKEAAVKEITSSCGRRDAITNFGVYLAAATLFSQSHNSQAAELASTVDYTVTPSGLGYYDKVIGVGPQPTKGQLIKAHYVGKLENGKVFDSSYNRGKPLSFRVGVGEVIKGWDQGILGGDGIPPMLPGGKRSLKLPSDLAYGMRGAGCKGGTNCIIPPNSTLLFDVEFIGKA; this is encoded by the exons ATGATGATGGCCACGagaccaacaaccaccacctttGCATTTGGATCCTCCACTGCAACTAAGCAGCCAATTTCATCATTGATTTCCTTTAGAAATCACCACCAAATTAAGACTACTTCCACCACTAGATCTTCTTCTGTTTCTGCAATTTCTCCTCGACCTCAAGAGCAAAAGAAAGAGGCAGCAGTGAAGGAAATAACAAGTAGTTGTGGTAGAAGAGACGCGATTACAAATTTTGGTGTCTACTTGGCTGCTGCAACCTTATTTTCGCAGTCGCATAATTCACAAGCAGCTGAATTAGCATCAACCGTTGACTATACGGTGACACCATCAGGACTTGGGTATTATGACAAAGTAATCGGAGTTGGTCCTCAACCTACCAAAGGCCAACTCATCAAG GCACATTATGTTGGTAAACTGGAGAACGGCAAAGTATTTGATAGCAGCTACAACCGCGGAAAGCCTCTTTCATTTCGTGTTGGCGTTGGTGAG GTGATTAAAGGATGGGATCAAGGAATTCTAGGCGGGGATGGAATTCCGCCCATGCTCCCAG GGGGTAAACGTAGCTTAAAGCTTCCTTCTGACCTTGCATACGGCATGAGAGGTGCAGGCTGCAAAGGAG GTACCAATTGTATAATACCTCCGAATTCGACACTCTTGTTCGATGTTGAGTTCATCGGCAAGGCGTAA
- the LOC113322946 gene encoding protein METHYLENE BLUE SENSITIVITY 1-like encodes MTGKAKPKKHTAKEIQAKQDAALTNRGGGKAGLVDRTGATKGGHAKYECPHCKITAPDVKTMQIHHESRHPKIPFDDTKISNLHATIAPTIDPTKPRPGVRGSLKK; translated from the coding sequence ATGACAGGAAAGGCAAAGCCAAAGAAGCATACAGCTAAGGAGATCCAGGCTAAGCAGGATGCAGCTCTTACCAACAGGGGAGGCGGTAAAGCAGGACTAGTTGATCGTACTGGAGCAACTAAAGGTGGACATGCCAAGTATGAATGCCCTCACTGTAAAATCACTGCTCCTGATGTCAAAACTATGCAGATCCATCATGAATCTAGGCACCCCAAGATTCCTTTTGATGACACCAAGATCAGCAATTTGCACGCAACTATTGCTCCTACCATAGATCCAACTAAACCTCGTCCTGGTGTACGAGGCAGTCTCAAGAAGTAA
- the LOC113322932 gene encoding protein arv1 homolog gives MEEEKDESGRMMFRCIHCGCKIKLLFIQYSPGNIRLMKCGNCKVVADEYIECEIMILLIDLVMHKTKAYRHLLLNAPTLHPVDFRGILWKSAILYLLLDGYRNFLLKEDSSLSFNSISSSLICVKMLIDVLLVNFVFFCVLFLVATRILQTASAGATRYIDISLAIFASSYMRIFLVATMVWDFPSSVLYIIDMFVLSSNVVALKVVTESRMSRCIWVCCSAHAVKFLASFMMGG, from the exons ATGGAGGAGGAGAAAGATGAGTCTGGGAGGATGATGTTCAGATGCATTCATTGTGGTTGTAAGATTAAATTGTTGTTTATTCAATACTCACCTGGAAATATTCGGTTGATGAAATGT GGGAATTGCAAAGTAGTAGCTGACGAGTACATCGAATGTGAGATCATG ATTCTACTCATTGATTTGGTCATGCACAAAACCAAAGCTTATAGGCACTTGCTGCTTAATGCACCTACTCTTCACCCTGTTGATTTCAGG GGCATATTGTGGAAGTCCGCCATCCTTTATCTTCTTTTAGATGGAT ACAGGAATTTTCTTTTGAAGGAAGATTCGAGTCTGTCTTTCAACTCTATTTCATCTTCTTTGATATGTGTAAAG ATGCTGATAGATGTCCTCCTGGTAAACTTTGTCTTCTTTTGTGTTCTATTTCTTGTGGCTACAAGGATTCTTCAAACCGCATCTGCTGGAGCTACCAG GTACATAGACATATCTCTGGCTATCTTCGCTTCTAGCTACATGAGGATTTTTCTCGTAGCCACGATG GTTTGGGACTTCCCTTCGTCAGTGCTTTACATCATTGATATGTTTGTCTTATCCTCAAATGTTGTGGCTTTAAAAG TTGTGACCGAATCGAGAATGAGCAGATGTATATGGGTATGTTGTAGTGCTCATGCTGTGAAGTTCTTGGCCAGCTTTATGATGGGTGGATGA